The Pelorhabdus rhamnosifermentans genome includes a region encoding these proteins:
- a CDS encoding dTMP kinase yields MPGKLIIIDGNDSSGKATQTKKLVKRLELEHYDVRKVEFPNYDSSSSALVKMYLNGSFGHEPEDVNPYVASTFYAVDRFASFRTDWGDFYQSGGIIIADRYTTSNMIHQAAKIVNEAARKKYLDWLWDLEFVKFTLPVPDCVVFLDMPPVYSAKLMAERPLKSGEKQDIHEQNQQYLLHCYDHSRWVAEQYGWVRIECAQSGKLKNIGIIHEEVYDVVKKFL; encoded by the coding sequence ATGCCAGGAAAGTTAATTATTATTGATGGGAATGATTCGAGCGGCAAAGCGACGCAGACAAAAAAACTGGTGAAACGGCTAGAACTGGAACACTATGATGTTCGCAAAGTGGAATTTCCCAATTATGACAGTTCCTCGTCGGCGCTCGTTAAAATGTATTTAAACGGTTCGTTTGGTCACGAACCTGAAGATGTCAACCCTTATGTTGCTTCAACTTTTTATGCTGTTGACCGTTTTGCATCATTTCGTACGGATTGGGGCGATTTCTACCAATCAGGGGGCATCATTATTGCCGATCGCTATACAACGTCCAATATGATTCATCAGGCAGCAAAAATTGTGAATGAAGCAGCCAGAAAAAAGTATCTAGACTGGCTATGGGATTTAGAATTCGTAAAATTTACTTTACCTGTGCCTGATTGTGTCGTATTTTTAGATATGCCCCCCGTTTATTCAGCTAAACTTATGGCAGAGCGGCCCTTAAAGTCCGGTGAAAAACAAGATATTCATGAACAGAATCAACAATATTTATTGCACTGTTATGATCATTCTCGTTGGGTGGCTGAGCAGTATGGTTGGGTGCGTATTGAATGTGCTCAATCGGGCAAATTAAAGAATATTGGTATTATTCACGAGGAAGTGTATGATGTAGTAAAAAAGTTTTTATGA
- a CDS encoding YaaR family protein — protein sequence MKINNLGTVQTPVVSEREGQSRSEKTQGYFASDLMNSQEEQSKEKLNKLLDQINEQGNKLSQAPTYADLKSYRELVRSFIGEAVGGMYSVHSERGWDRQGRQKMFTIIKKVDSTLADMAEDVRVGQERQLSILAKHDAIRGMLVDLYM from the coding sequence GTGAAGATTAATAATTTAGGAACGGTTCAAACGCCTGTTGTCAGTGAACGCGAGGGACAAAGTAGGTCAGAAAAGACACAGGGATATTTTGCATCTGACCTCATGAATTCCCAGGAAGAGCAGTCGAAGGAAAAATTAAACAAGCTACTTGATCAAATTAATGAACAGGGCAATAAGCTGAGCCAGGCCCCGACTTATGCTGATTTGAAAAGTTATCGCGAACTTGTTCGTTCTTTTATTGGTGAGGCTGTTGGTGGGATGTATTCTGTTCATTCCGAACGGGGCTGGGATAGGCAGGGACGTCAAAAGATGTTTACGATTATAAAAAAAGTGGATAGCACTTTGGCCGATATGGCAGAAGATGTGCGAGTTGGGCAAGAACGGCAGCTAAGTATTTTGGCGAAACATGATGCCATACGAGGCATGCTTGTCGACTTGTATATGTAG
- the holB gene encoding DNA polymerase III subunit delta': MTWDEIIGHSKQIERLKRLITSRLIPHALLFIGPDGIGKRLTAHIFAQNVLCDRKGSQACQVCPSCKAFIANNHPDFYELVPEGASLKIDQIRLLQKEAAFTPRLNQGRVFIIDEAEKLTTQAQNSLLKILEEPPPQVIFILIASNRQNLLETIFSRCQEIRFDLVALDAVRIALIQAGWPQQRAEIAAKISQGRVAAAFRFLETEGLAIRQFACEWLINLLELPASRVLDHAGKLTELSPEERSDFFYHIKWLLRDLLLSRLCNKQNYLFLAVNIDQQTVLERLGRYVQEQQVRMALSFFITAEQSLRKNGNPRITFEFLVLSLRDLTIGRETSADSCGHPF; this comes from the coding sequence ATGACATGGGATGAAATAATTGGTCATAGCAAACAAATAGAACGCCTGAAGCGGCTTATAACAAGTAGGCTTATTCCGCATGCTCTTTTGTTTATTGGGCCAGATGGCATTGGAAAGCGGCTTACGGCACATATTTTTGCTCAGAACGTGCTTTGTGATAGAAAAGGCAGCCAAGCCTGTCAAGTTTGTCCGTCGTGTAAAGCATTTATTGCGAATAATCATCCTGATTTTTATGAACTAGTACCTGAGGGAGCTTCGCTAAAAATTGATCAAATTCGATTGCTTCAAAAAGAAGCAGCTTTTACACCGCGGCTTAATCAGGGGCGGGTATTTATTATTGATGAAGCGGAAAAATTGACAACGCAAGCGCAGAATAGTCTTTTAAAAATATTAGAAGAACCTCCGCCTCAAGTGATATTTATTCTTATTGCATCAAATCGGCAAAATCTACTTGAAACGATTTTTTCACGTTGCCAGGAGATACGATTTGATTTAGTTGCTCTAGATGCGGTTAGGATAGCACTTATTCAGGCTGGTTGGCCGCAGCAAAGGGCGGAAATTGCTGCTAAAATTAGTCAGGGGCGGGTGGCTGCGGCTTTTCGGTTTCTTGAGACAGAGGGGCTTGCTATTCGACAGTTCGCGTGCGAGTGGCTGATCAATCTTTTAGAACTTCCGGCAAGTCGTGTTTTAGATCATGCGGGTAAGCTAACGGAACTTTCGCCAGAGGAGCGAAGTGATTTTTTTTATCACATCAAATGGTTGCTGCGGGATTTATTATTGTCAAGATTGTGCAATAAACAGAATTATTTGTTTTTAGCAGTGAACATCGATCAGCAGACCGTGTTGGAACGTCTAGGCCGTTATGTACAGGAGCAACAAGTAAGGATGGCTTTGTCGTTCTTTATTACAGCAGAACAATCGCTTAGGAAAAATGGAAATCCGCGGATTACATTTGAGTTTTTAGTACTTTCGTTGCGCGATTTGACAATTGGGAGGGAAACTAGTGCAGACAGTTGTGGGCATCCGTTTTAA
- a CDS encoding PSP1 domain-containing protein: protein MQTVVGIRFKKAGKIYYFDPSNFVLSSGDHVIVETARGLEFGDVVIGPREVEEKDIIQPLKPVQRKATQEDEEKVQGNRQKQKTAFTICEQKIAVHGLPMNLVDVEYTFDVNKIIFYFTAEGRIDFRELVKDLASVFRTRIELRQIGVRDEAKMMGGIGCCGRSLCCATFLGDFEPVSIRMAKDQNLSLNPTKISGICGRLMCCLKYESNCYGSSSKKMTAPKVGLDVLTVSGDGKIVSVNPAKKTVRIAIAEGEFLELPWEEVVPKGEKPVI, encoded by the coding sequence GTGCAGACAGTTGTGGGCATCCGTTTTAAAAAAGCGGGAAAAATATATTATTTTGATCCCAGTAACTTTGTGTTATCATCAGGCGATCATGTTATTGTAGAAACTGCACGGGGCTTAGAGTTTGGCGATGTTGTCATTGGACCGCGCGAAGTAGAGGAAAAAGACATTATTCAACCCTTGAAACCGGTGCAGCGTAAAGCAACACAGGAAGATGAAGAAAAGGTGCAAGGGAATAGACAAAAACAAAAAACAGCTTTTACTATTTGTGAGCAAAAGATCGCAGTCCATGGTCTTCCAATGAATCTTGTTGATGTGGAATATACATTTGATGTAAATAAAATTATTTTTTATTTTACAGCCGAAGGCCGGATCGATTTTCGCGAATTAGTGAAGGATTTAGCCAGTGTCTTTCGAACGCGCATTGAGCTTCGACAGATTGGTGTTCGTGATGAAGCCAAAATGATGGGTGGTATTGGTTGTTGTGGCCGCTCACTTTGTTGTGCAACCTTTTTAGGCGATTTTGAACCCGTTTCTATTCGTATGGCCAAAGACCAGAATTTATCACTTAATCCGACGAAGATTTCGGGTATTTGTGGACGGCTAATGTGCTGTTTGAAATATGAAAGCAATTGCTATGGTTCAAGTTCGAAAAAAATGACTGCCCCGAAGGTCGGTCTGGACGTCCTTACAGTCAGTGGCGATGGAAAAATTGTCTCAGTGAATCCTGCGAAGAAAACGGTTCGCATTGCTATCGCTGAAGGGGAATTCTTAGAACTTCCTTGGGAAGAAGTTGTTCCCAAAGGCGAGAAGCCAGTAATATGA
- a CDS encoding tRNA1(Val) (adenine(37)-N6)-methyltransferase, translating to MKLLVGERIDELYYGGYRIIQHEEEFAFSLDAVLLAHFAQIRPCCQAIDLGTGTGVIALLLAARGAKKITGIEINTHMAELARRSVALNDLDAVIDILEADYCQHRLLSQLPAGSADLVVANPPYRAIGTGAQNSKKNVASACHECSASLTDVITAAAFWVKYRGRFAMVHLPERMTEILCLMSQKGLEPKRLRLIHPALGKQANMLLVEGIRGGKSGLSVLPPLIVHNADGSYTDEIQEFYFGS from the coding sequence ATGAAGTTATTAGTAGGTGAGCGGATCGACGAACTGTATTATGGAGGTTATCGGATTATTCAGCATGAGGAGGAATTTGCTTTTTCTCTTGATGCCGTTTTACTCGCTCATTTTGCGCAGATTCGTCCCTGTTGCCAGGCCATTGATTTAGGTACAGGTACCGGTGTTATTGCATTGCTACTCGCTGCAAGGGGAGCAAAAAAGATCACGGGCATTGAAATCAATACGCATATGGCGGAACTTGCTAGGCGTAGTGTGGCGTTAAATGATCTTGATGCTGTCATTGACATCCTTGAAGCGGATTATTGCCAGCATCGCCTGCTTTCGCAGCTTCCGGCAGGGTCCGCTGATCTTGTTGTAGCTAATCCGCCTTATCGCGCGATTGGTACAGGAGCGCAAAATAGTAAAAAAAATGTGGCTTCTGCTTGTCATGAATGTTCGGCCTCTTTAACAGATGTGATTACAGCCGCTGCTTTTTGGGTAAAATATCGCGGTCGGTTTGCTATGGTGCATTTGCCGGAGCGTATGACAGAAATTCTTTGTTTAATGAGTCAAAAGGGGCTAGAACCTAAGCGGCTTAGACTCATTCATCCTGCGCTCGGTAAACAGGCAAATATGCTGCTTGTAGAGGGTATTCGCGGTGGAAAATCAGGGCTATCTGTGCTTCCGCCGCTTATCGTCCATAACGCCGATGGCAGTTATACGGATGAAATTCAAGAATTTTATTTCGGTTCATGA
- the rsmI gene encoding 16S rRNA (cytidine(1402)-2'-O)-methyltransferase — MAGTLYLCATPIGNLEDITYRALRCLREVAVVAAEDTRHTRKLFTHFDIHTTLTRYDEHSKEQAGPYLIDRLLGGDDVAVVSDAGMPGISDPGSDLVRRAILAKISVVPLPGANAALSALIASGLDTTAFTFLGFLPKTKKKQQEMLSQFVEHPYTLIFYESPHHLLATLGILQEMFGDRSVAVGRELTKKFEEFIRGSLSGVMTHFQAVPPRGEFTIVLAGATCETSVLVNEPPSDAILSAAVEAFVAGGLAKKEAMRQVAVQYNLSKRDVYQALLK, encoded by the coding sequence GTGGCAGGTACCTTGTATTTGTGTGCAACACCTATTGGAAATTTAGAGGATATTACTTATCGCGCGCTCCGGTGCTTGCGGGAAGTCGCTGTTGTTGCGGCTGAGGATACGCGTCATACGCGAAAACTGTTCACTCATTTTGACATTCATACGACGCTAACCCGTTATGATGAGCATAGCAAGGAGCAGGCCGGTCCCTACTTGATTGACAGGTTGCTTGGTGGGGATGATGTGGCTGTTGTAAGTGATGCTGGCATGCCTGGCATTAGTGATCCGGGCAGTGATCTTGTCAGACGGGCTATTCTGGCCAAGATTTCTGTTGTTCCCTTACCAGGTGCCAATGCAGCTTTATCTGCGCTTATTGCATCCGGTCTGGATACAACGGCTTTTACCTTTTTGGGCTTTTTGCCTAAAACAAAAAAAAAGCAGCAAGAAATGCTGAGTCAATTCGTTGAGCATCCTTATACGCTGATTTTTTATGAATCGCCTCATCATTTATTAGCTACGCTTGGTATTCTCCAGGAAATGTTTGGCGACCGTTCTGTTGCGGTTGGCAGAGAACTGACGAAAAAATTCGAAGAATTTATTCGCGGTTCTTTAAGTGGTGTCATGACTCATTTTCAAGCCGTGCCGCCACGTGGCGAATTTACCATCGTTTTAGCCGGGGCTACATGCGAAACGAGTGTATTGGTTAATGAGCCTCCGTCAGACGCGATTTTATCTGCTGCTGTAGAGGCGTTTGTTGCTGGTGGGTTAGCAAAAAAAGAGGCGATGCGGCAAGTCGCTGTGCAATACAATCTTTCTAAACGGGATGTTTATCAGGCCTTACTCAAGTGA
- a CDS encoding AbrB/MazE/SpoVT family DNA-binding domain-containing protein, whose amino-acid sequence MKSTGIVRKVDELGRVVIPIELRRTLDIEERDSLEIYVDSDRIVLRKYEPACVFCGNADEVTNFKGKNVCKSCLQDMGQAAV is encoded by the coding sequence ATGAAATCAACAGGTATTGTACGCAAAGTGGACGAGTTAGGTAGAGTTGTTATTCCAATCGAGCTTCGTCGTACTCTTGATATCGAAGAAAGAGATTCCCTAGAAATTTATGTAGATAGCGATCGCATTGTCTTAAGAAAATATGAACCTGCTTGTGTTTTCTGCGGTAATGCAGATGAGGTTACAAATTTTAAAGGTAAGAACGTATGTAAGTCCTGCTTGCAAGACATGGGACAAGCAGCCGTCTAA